In one Prochlorococcus marinus XMU1404 genomic region, the following are encoded:
- the rpsF gene encoding 30S ribosomal protein S6, with protein MNDQHSYYETMYILRPDIAEDQVTNHIDKYNKLLEEFGGTILDSQMRGKRRLAYQIAKHREGIYVQLSHQGDGQHIFKIEKAMRLSEDVIRYMTVKQEGPLPTPRPSTKSSAQTSDQENSENKVESKEKQPVVSTDTSTSGKGDTETKQNPES; from the coding sequence ATGAACGATCAACATTCTTATTACGAAACCATGTATATCCTCCGCCCAGATATTGCGGAAGATCAAGTAACTAACCATATTGATAAATACAACAAGCTTCTAGAAGAATTTGGCGGTACCATTCTCGATAGTCAAATGAGAGGTAAGAGAAGATTAGCCTATCAAATAGCAAAACATAGAGAAGGTATTTACGTTCAACTGAGTCATCAAGGTGATGGACAACATATTTTCAAAATTGAAAAAGCAATGAGACTTAGTGAAGATGTTATAAGATATATGACCGTTAAACAAGAAGGGCCTTTACCAACTCCAAGACCTTCCACAAAGAGTTCAGCTCAAACAAGTGATCAAGAGAATTCAGAAAATAAAGTTGAATCTAAAGAAAAACAACCAGTAGTAAGCACAGATACTTCAACTTCAGGTAAAGGTGATACTGAAACCAAACAAAATCCAGAATCTTAA
- a CDS encoding argininosuccinate synthase, with amino-acid sequence MQQVKKVVLAYSGGVDTSVCIPYLKNEYGISEVVTFVADLGQGEDLELIKQKALNSGASQSIIGNLVNSFVERYAFPAIRANALYLDKYPLSTALARPLIAENLVNIAREINADAVAHGCTGKGNDQVRFDLAINALGPDLKIITPAREWNMSREEAIVYGEKFGIPAPVSKKSPYSIDVNLLGRSIEAGILEDPMQEAPEDIFSMTSSIDNSPDSPQDIEIVFKNGFPVGINDEFLTPVEIIQKANELSGAHGFGRIDMIEDRVVGIKSREIYETPGLLLLIKAHKELESITLNPDVVEFKGIVEKKWGQLVYQGFWFGPLKESLDAFITSTQSSVNGRVKIRLHKGNAIVIGRMSENNSLYREDLATYSKEDIFNHSLAEGFIYMWGMSNKIWAELHSKTKD; translated from the coding sequence ATGCAGCAGGTAAAGAAAGTTGTACTAGCGTATTCTGGCGGTGTAGATACAAGCGTTTGTATTCCATATTTAAAGAATGAATATGGTATTTCAGAAGTCGTTACTTTTGTAGCAGATCTTGGGCAAGGCGAGGATTTAGAACTTATAAAGCAAAAAGCTTTAAATTCAGGTGCATCTCAATCGATCATTGGTAATTTAGTTAATAGTTTTGTTGAGAGATACGCTTTTCCAGCTATTAGAGCAAACGCACTATATTTAGATAAATATCCTTTATCTACAGCTCTTGCAAGGCCTTTGATTGCTGAAAATCTCGTAAATATTGCTCGAGAGATTAATGCTGATGCAGTAGCTCATGGATGCACTGGTAAAGGTAATGATCAAGTTAGATTTGATTTGGCAATTAATGCTTTAGGCCCTGATTTGAAAATAATCACTCCTGCAAGGGAGTGGAATATGAGTAGGGAAGAGGCAATAGTGTATGGAGAAAAATTTGGTATTCCTGCACCTGTATCAAAAAAATCACCATATTCAATTGACGTTAACTTACTTGGTAGGAGTATTGAAGCAGGGATTTTAGAAGACCCCATGCAAGAAGCACCTGAAGATATATTTTCGATGACATCATCAATTGATAATTCACCTGATTCCCCTCAAGATATAGAGATTGTTTTTAAAAATGGCTTTCCAGTGGGAATTAATGATGAATTTTTAACTCCAGTAGAGATTATTCAAAAAGCAAATGAACTTTCAGGTGCGCATGGTTTTGGAAGAATAGATATGATTGAAGACCGAGTAGTAGGAATTAAAAGTAGAGAGATTTACGAAACACCTGGCCTCTTACTTTTAATCAAAGCTCACAAGGAATTAGAGAGCATTACATTGAACCCAGATGTTGTTGAATTTAAGGGAATAGTGGAAAAAAAATGGGGTCAATTAGTCTATCAAGGTTTTTGGTTTGGACCTCTTAAAGAAAGTTTAGATGCATTTATTACATCGACACAATCTTCAGTTAATGGAAGAGTAAAAATTAGACTTCATAAGGGGAATGCAATAGTAATTGGGAGAATGTCGGAAAATAATTCTCTTTATAGGGAAGATTTAGCAACTTATAGCAAAGAAGATATTTTTAATCATTCTTTAGCAGAGGGTTTTATTTATATGTGGGGTATGTCTAATAAAATATGGGCTGAGTTACATTCAAAAACAAAAGATTAA
- a CDS encoding DUF3134 family protein — MESNKLKLRLDDISEVNPALTCYHRDDPAPVLPLRDEPDLLSWLENTGRLVAEKEGDSQEISTIEEEELSALMGEKEDYKTEEEPSEDDWED; from the coding sequence ATGGAATCAAATAAACTAAAACTCAGATTAGACGATATTTCAGAAGTCAACCCTGCATTAACTTGTTACCACAGAGATGATCCAGCTCCTGTTTTGCCATTAAGAGATGAACCTGATCTACTATCTTGGCTTGAAAATACAGGCAGACTTGTTGCAGAGAAAGAAGGAGATTCTCAAGAAATTAGTACTATAGAAGAAGAAGAACTTTCAGCATTAATGGGAGAAAAAGAAGATTACAAAACTGAAGAAGAGCCTTCAGAAGATGATTGGGAAGATTAA
- the mraY gene encoding phospho-N-acetylmuramoyl-pentapeptide-transferase, producing the protein MIGKIKKFNFKSLLILNTFTLIVTSYFFKNFFLIGVFTLFFFISLLTTRNGLVIIRKLNILQNIRTEGPTSHYKKNDTPTMGGVFMIIPFLIFLLIITINLSSLKLFLLLLTIFSFFIIGVLDDYLSIKNRENRGLKTKEKFFLQSIISIIFILLVYEKNLINPLITVSDSWGINMNFFILPISFLVLVGMSNSVNLTDGLDGLAAGCSGIIFCGLGTEILMKEQQELFIFSILCYSMSGICLGFLKYNCYPAKIFMGDTGSLSIGAILGSIALLTDSVFTLSIFSGIFIVESLSVIIQVCFFKITKRLFHNGKRIFLMAPLHHHFELKGVKEDKIVETFWKINILLVILGIVLKINL; encoded by the coding sequence ATGATTGGGAAGATTAAAAAGTTTAACTTCAAATCGTTATTAATATTAAATACTTTTACTTTAATAGTCACCTCATATTTTTTTAAGAATTTTTTTCTAATAGGAGTTTTCACATTATTTTTTTTTATTTCTTTATTAACCACAAGGAATGGTCTAGTAATAATCAGAAAATTAAATATACTTCAAAATATTAGAACCGAAGGTCCTACCAGTCACTATAAAAAAAATGATACTCCAACAATGGGTGGGGTTTTTATGATAATCCCTTTTTTAATTTTTCTTTTGATAATAACAATAAATTTAAGTTCTCTAAAACTATTTCTTTTATTACTCACTATTTTTAGCTTCTTTATTATAGGGGTTTTAGATGATTATTTAAGTATTAAAAATAGAGAAAATAGAGGATTAAAAACAAAAGAAAAATTTTTCTTACAAAGTATCATCTCAATAATTTTTATATTGTTAGTTTATGAAAAAAATTTAATAAATCCATTAATAACAGTATCTGACTCTTGGGGAATAAATATGAATTTTTTTATATTACCAATTTCTTTTTTGGTACTAGTTGGCATGAGTAATTCAGTAAATTTGACTGATGGCTTAGATGGATTAGCAGCTGGATGCAGTGGGATTATCTTTTGTGGATTAGGGACAGAAATATTAATGAAAGAACAGCAAGAACTTTTTATTTTCAGTATCTTATGTTATTCAATGTCAGGAATATGCTTAGGATTTCTCAAATATAATTGTTATCCTGCAAAAATATTTATGGGTGACACAGGATCTCTAAGTATTGGTGCAATTCTCGGTTCTATAGCGTTATTAACTGATAGCGTTTTTACCTTATCTATTTTCTCAGGTATATTTATTGTTGAATCATTATCAGTAATAATTCAAGTATGTTTTTTTAAAATTACAAAAAGATTATTTCATAATGGAAAACGCATATTTTTAATGGCACCACTACATCACCATTTTGAACTTAAAGGAGTAAAGGAAGATAAAATAGTAGAAACTTTTTGGAAAATCAACATTTTACTTGTGATTTTAGGTATAGTTTTAAAAATAAATCTATAA
- a CDS encoding glycosyltransferase — MRFKFLHLHLHGLIRAKNLELGRDADTGGQTQYVLELVKSLANTSDVDQVDLVTRLINDPKVDNEYSQEEEFVEPGVRILRFKFGPNKYLRKELLWPYLDHLTESLISYYKKNRKPDFIHAHYADAGYVGVKLSKSLKVPLIFTGHSLGREKKRKLLDTGLKTNQIEKLYSISKRIEAEEKVLKSADIIVTSTKQESVYQYSQYSSFSPHKAKVIPPGVDHNKFHHIHSTSETAEIDNMMKPFLKDSTKPPFLTISRAVRRKNIPSLIEAYGRSEKLKRKTNLILILGCRDSTSKLESQQKDVFHNIFETIDKYNLYGKVAYPKKHLPSQIPAIYRWAASRGGVFVNPALTEPFGLTLLEASSCGLPIISTNDGGPKEIRSKCENGLLVDVTDINKLKVVLEKGIFNIDQWKLWSRNGIEGVNRHFSWNTHVRNYLSILIEEFSRSNSYSSSDIKQSCLKGSSSLIKPH, encoded by the coding sequence ATGAGGTTTAAATTTTTACATTTACATTTACATGGCCTTATACGCGCTAAAAATCTTGAATTAGGCAGAGATGCAGATACAGGAGGGCAAACACAATACGTTTTAGAGTTAGTTAAAAGTTTGGCTAATACTTCTGATGTTGACCAAGTGGATTTAGTCACTCGTTTAATCAATGACCCTAAAGTAGACAATGAATATTCACAAGAAGAGGAATTTGTAGAACCTGGAGTTAGAATTTTAAGATTTAAATTTGGACCTAATAAATATTTAAGAAAGGAATTGCTTTGGCCTTATTTAGATCATTTAACCGAAAGCCTTATTTCTTATTATAAAAAAAATAGAAAGCCCGATTTTATTCATGCACACTATGCAGATGCTGGATATGTAGGCGTTAAACTAAGCAAATCCTTAAAAGTACCGCTTATTTTTACTGGGCATTCTTTAGGGAGAGAGAAAAAAAGGAAATTACTTGATACTGGTTTAAAAACTAATCAAATAGAAAAACTTTATTCTATAAGTAAAAGGATTGAGGCAGAAGAAAAAGTGTTAAAGTCTGCAGATATTATTGTAACAAGCACTAAACAAGAATCAGTTTACCAATATTCTCAATATTCTTCTTTTTCACCTCACAAAGCTAAAGTAATCCCACCTGGTGTTGATCACAATAAGTTTCACCATATTCATTCAACATCAGAGACAGCTGAAATTGATAATATGATGAAACCTTTTCTTAAGGATTCTACAAAACCTCCATTTTTGACGATTTCTAGAGCTGTACGAAGAAAAAATATTCCTTCTTTGATTGAGGCATACGGAAGATCTGAGAAATTAAAAAGAAAAACTAATTTAATTTTGATTTTGGGTTGTCGAGATAGTACTTCAAAACTTGAATCTCAGCAAAAAGATGTATTCCACAATATTTTTGAAACGATTGATAAATATAATTTGTATGGAAAGGTAGCTTATCCAAAAAAGCATCTTCCAAGTCAGATACCTGCTATTTATAGGTGGGCTGCTAGCAGAGGGGGTGTATTCGTTAATCCAGCTTTAACGGAGCCTTTTGGATTAACTCTTCTTGAAGCTTCCTCATGTGGATTGCCAATAATATCAACAAATGATGGAGGACCAAAGGAAATTCGTTCAAAATGTGAAAATGGACTTCTAGTAGATGTTACCGATATCAATAAGTTGAAAGTTGTCCTCGAAAAAGGAATTTTTAATATCGATCAGTGGAAATTATGGAGTAGAAATGGAATTGAAGGTGTTAATAGGCACTTTAGTTGGAATACTCATGTACGCAATTATTTATCAATACTTATAGAAGAGTTTTCAAGGTCAAATAGTTATTCCTCATCTGATATTAAACAGAGTTGTTTAAAAGGAAGTTCTTCACTTATAAAACCCCATTGA
- the uvrA gene encoding excinuclease ABC subunit UvrA, producing the protein MVNKIDNTFERDNSINIRGARQHNLKNIDLSLPRNKFIVFTGVSGSGKSSLAFDTIFAEGQRRYVESLSAYARQFLGQVDKPDVDNIEGLSPAISIDQKSTSHNPRSTVGTVTEIQDYLRLLFGRAGEPHCHHCGIPIAPQTIDEMVDNILLLPEGTRYQLLAPVVRGKKGTHTKLISGLAAEGFARVRINGEVRELADSIELDKNQIHNIEVVVDRLIAREGIQERLNDSLQTCLKRGDGLAIVEVVPKKGENLPPNLVREKLYSENYACPVHGSIVDELSPRLFSFNSPYGACPDCHGIGYLKKFTADRVIPDKTLPVYAAIAPWSEKDNTYYFSLLYSVGQAYGFELKTPWKDLSDLQKKVLLLGSDKPILIQADSRFKTSSGFERPFEGILPILERQLNESNGELVKQKLEKYLELVPCKTCSGQRLRPEALAVKLGPYNITDLTSISVSETLFHIERIMGLAKTKKENISLSEKQKQIGELVLKEIRLRLKFLINVGLDYLTLDRPAMTLSGGEAQRIRLATQIGAGLTGVLYVLDEPSIGLHQRDNDRLLETLKNLRDLGNTLVVVEHDEDTMKSADYLVDIGPGAGVYGGEIIAKGSYQDVLNSERSLTGAYLSGRKSIPTPKERRSSFKKSLILNNCSKNNLKNVSVEFPLGRLVSVTGVSGSGKSTLINELLHPALCHSLGLKVPFPQGVKELKGIKAIDKVIVIDQSPIGRTPRSNPATYTGAFDPIRQIFTATVEAKARGYQAGQFSFNVKGGRCEACKGQGVNVIEMNFLPDVYVQCEVCKGARFNRETLQVKYKGFNISDVLEMTVEQAAETFSAIPQAADRLSTLVDVGLGYVKLGQPAPTLSGGEAQRVKLATELSKRATGKTLYLIDEPTTGLSFYDVHKLMDVIQRLVDKGNSVIVIEHNLDVIRCSDWIIDLGPDGGDKGGEIIAEGTPEDVAKHPTSHTAKYLKKVLK; encoded by the coding sequence ATGGTTAATAAAATAGATAATACTTTTGAAAGAGATAACTCAATTAACATTAGGGGAGCACGTCAGCATAATTTAAAAAATATTGACCTTTCACTACCTAGGAACAAATTTATAGTTTTTACAGGTGTGAGTGGAAGCGGAAAAAGTTCTTTGGCTTTTGATACAATTTTTGCTGAAGGTCAGAGAAGATATGTTGAGAGTCTTTCAGCATATGCAAGACAATTTTTAGGTCAAGTAGATAAACCAGATGTGGATAATATTGAGGGCTTATCACCCGCTATTTCAATTGATCAAAAATCCACAAGTCATAATCCTCGATCAACAGTTGGAACAGTAACAGAAATTCAAGATTATTTAAGGCTGTTGTTTGGTCGTGCTGGCGAGCCACATTGTCATCACTGTGGGATTCCAATAGCTCCTCAAACAATTGATGAAATGGTTGATAATATTCTTTTATTGCCAGAAGGAACAAGGTACCAATTACTGGCTCCTGTTGTAAGAGGGAAGAAAGGAACGCATACAAAATTAATAAGTGGACTTGCTGCGGAGGGCTTCGCTAGGGTAAGAATTAACGGCGAGGTAAGAGAACTTGCTGACAGTATTGAATTAGATAAAAATCAAATTCATAATATTGAAGTAGTAGTTGATAGATTAATTGCAAGAGAAGGAATACAGGAAAGATTAAATGATTCTCTACAAACTTGCCTTAAACGAGGCGATGGTTTAGCAATTGTAGAAGTTGTTCCAAAAAAAGGAGAAAACTTACCTCCTAACTTAGTTAGAGAAAAACTTTATTCAGAAAATTATGCATGTCCTGTACATGGCTCTATAGTAGATGAACTTTCTCCGAGATTATTTTCCTTTAATAGTCCATATGGGGCTTGTCCTGACTGTCATGGGATTGGATATTTAAAAAAATTTACTGCTGATAGAGTCATACCAGATAAAACATTACCTGTTTATGCTGCAATAGCCCCTTGGAGTGAAAAAGATAATACTTATTATTTCTCTTTACTTTATTCTGTAGGGCAAGCTTATGGTTTTGAATTAAAAACTCCTTGGAAAGATTTAAGTGATTTACAAAAGAAAGTCCTACTTTTGGGATCAGATAAACCAATATTAATTCAAGCTGATAGCCGCTTCAAAACTTCTAGTGGTTTTGAAAGACCTTTTGAGGGAATTTTACCAATATTAGAAAGGCAACTTAATGAATCCAATGGAGAATTAGTTAAACAAAAATTAGAAAAGTACCTAGAATTAGTACCTTGTAAGACATGTTCTGGACAAAGATTAAGACCTGAAGCTTTGGCTGTTAAACTTGGTCCATATAATATTACTGACTTAACTTCTATAAGCGTTTCGGAAACCCTATTTCACATCGAGCGAATCATGGGATTAGCTAAGACAAAGAAGGAAAATATATCTCTATCAGAAAAACAAAAGCAGATAGGTGAATTGGTTTTAAAAGAGATTCGTTTACGTTTGAAGTTTTTAATTAACGTTGGCCTAGATTATTTAACTTTAGATAGACCAGCCATGACTTTGTCTGGCGGAGAAGCTCAGCGCATTAGATTAGCTACGCAAATTGGAGCAGGCCTTACCGGCGTTTTATATGTATTAGATGAACCAAGTATTGGTTTACATCAAAGAGATAATGACAGATTACTAGAAACATTAAAAAACTTAAGAGACCTTGGTAATACTTTAGTGGTTGTTGAACATGATGAAGATACTATGAAATCAGCAGATTATTTAGTAGATATTGGTCCAGGAGCAGGCGTTTATGGTGGCGAAATAATTGCTAAGGGATCATATCAAGATGTATTGAATTCAGAGAGGTCATTAACTGGGGCTTATCTTAGTGGTAGGAAGTCTATTCCCACTCCAAAAGAACGAAGATCATCTTTTAAAAAAAGTTTAATTTTAAATAATTGTTCTAAAAATAATTTAAAAAATGTATCTGTAGAATTTCCTTTAGGAAGATTAGTTTCTGTAACAGGTGTAAGCGGTAGTGGCAAAAGTACTTTGATAAATGAATTGCTTCACCCTGCCTTATGTCATTCTTTAGGATTAAAAGTTCCTTTTCCTCAAGGTGTAAAAGAGTTAAAGGGTATAAAGGCAATTGATAAGGTTATTGTTATTGATCAATCTCCAATAGGGAGAACCCCAAGATCAAACCCTGCCACATATACAGGTGCTTTTGATCCTATAAGGCAGATATTTACTGCCACTGTTGAAGCCAAAGCAAGGGGTTATCAGGCTGGCCAATTTAGTTTTAATGTTAAAGGAGGAAGATGTGAGGCCTGTAAAGGCCAGGGAGTTAATGTTATCGAAATGAATTTTTTACCTGATGTTTATGTTCAATGTGAAGTATGTAAAGGAGCACGGTTTAATAGAGAAACTCTTCAAGTTAAATACAAAGGATTCAACATATCTGATGTTTTAGAGATGACTGTTGAACAAGCTGCAGAAACTTTTTCTGCTATACCTCAAGCTGCTGATAGACTATCTACATTAGTAGATGTTGGCTTAGGCTATGTCAAATTAGGCCAACCTGCACCTACATTATCTGGAGGAGAAGCTCAAAGAGTTAAGTTAGCTACAGAATTATCTAAAAGGGCTACTGGAAAAACTTTATATTTGATTGATGAACCAACTACAGGATTAAGTTTTTATGATGTTCATAAATTAATGGATGTTATACAACGTTTAGTAGATAAAGGTAATTCTGTAATTGTTATCGAACACAATTTAGATGTAATCAGATGTTCTGATTGGATTATTGATTTAGGACCTGATGGAGGAGATAAAGGTGGCGAAATTATTGCAGAAGGTACTCCTGAAGATGTAGCTAAACACCCCACAAGTCATACAGCAAAATATCTTAAAAAAGTTCTCAAATAA